A region from the Halobacillus mangrovi genome encodes:
- a CDS encoding FadR/GntR family transcriptional regulator yields MTRSQIGKVYEGVLNQLKSYIEYHQLKPGDKLPSERELSEQLNVGRSSIREALRAMELLGLIETRRGEGTFMRAYRPHHMVELLSNFLLNESRTREELFTAKQMLEKEVVMRLLEKLNDKDLDMIEKIIENKEKEKLHEEFFQFLFERSGQPLLLSMWQFIYGFTHTVHDIQYEKSWYQKVANVLKTGDQIKVLQLFSS; encoded by the coding sequence GCAAATAGGGAAAGTCTATGAAGGCGTACTAAATCAATTAAAGTCTTATATTGAATATCACCAATTGAAACCTGGCGACAAATTACCTTCTGAGCGGGAGCTTAGCGAGCAATTGAATGTAGGGAGATCTTCTATAAGAGAAGCTTTACGTGCCATGGAACTTCTCGGTCTTATAGAAACGAGACGAGGAGAAGGGACGTTTATGAGAGCTTATCGTCCTCATCATATGGTTGAGCTTTTATCAAATTTTTTATTGAACGAGTCGAGGACGAGGGAAGAACTCTTCACAGCTAAGCAGATGCTTGAAAAAGAAGTGGTCATGAGATTGTTAGAAAAGCTTAATGATAAAGATTTGGATATGATCGAAAAAATCATAGAAAATAAAGAAAAAGAGAAGCTCCATGAAGAATTCTTTCAATTTCTATTTGAACGCAGTGGACAGCCTCTCTTACTGTCAATGTGGCAGTTCATTTATGGCTTTACTCACACAGTCCATGACATTCAGTATGAAAAATCTTGGTATCAGAAAGTGGCTAATGTATTGAAAACAGGAGACCAGATTAAAGTTCTTCAATTATTTTCTTCTTAG
- the accD gene encoding acetyl-CoA carboxylase, carboxyltransferase subunit beta encodes MLRDFFSKKKRYASIPRQEAKQDVPEGLMQKCPNCQKIFYRKELNRNMNVCPHCDHHHRLSAYERIQHLFDEGSFEEWDKQMISSNPLEFPEYEEKLEKDRIKSDLNEAVVTGKASLSGMPAAVAVMDARFRMGSMGSVVGEKITNAIENARKEQIPFIIFTASGGARMQEGVLSLMQMGKTSVALQRLHAEGGLFISVMTHPTTGGVSASFASLGDYNFAEPGALIGFAGRRIIEQTIREKLPDDFQTAEFLLEHGQLDRVVHRHELKKTLTTVLDIHSPGGEEV; translated from the coding sequence TTGCTAAGAGACTTTTTCAGCAAGAAAAAAAGATATGCATCCATTCCTAGACAGGAAGCAAAGCAGGATGTACCTGAAGGTCTGATGCAAAAATGCCCAAATTGTCAAAAGATCTTCTACAGAAAAGAACTTAATAGAAATATGAACGTCTGCCCACATTGTGATCACCATCATCGACTGAGCGCATACGAAAGAATTCAACACCTATTTGATGAAGGCTCCTTTGAAGAGTGGGACAAGCAGATGATCTCAAGCAACCCTCTTGAATTTCCAGAATATGAGGAGAAGCTTGAAAAAGATCGTATTAAATCAGATTTAAATGAGGCTGTTGTCACAGGAAAAGCCTCATTATCAGGCATGCCTGCAGCGGTGGCTGTCATGGATGCCCGTTTTCGAATGGGCAGCATGGGCTCTGTGGTAGGTGAAAAAATCACGAACGCTATTGAAAATGCTCGAAAAGAACAAATCCCGTTTATCATTTTCACGGCTTCAGGTGGAGCTCGAATGCAGGAAGGCGTTCTCAGCTTAATGCAAATGGGCAAAACATCTGTGGCCTTACAGCGTCTGCATGCTGAAGGAGGATTGTTCATCTCTGTGATGACTCACCCGACAACCGGAGGGGTTTCAGCAAGTTTTGCCTCATTAGGAGATTATAATTTCGCTGAGCCTGGGGCTCTTATTGGATTTGCGGGGCGCAGAATTATTGAACAAACGATTCGTGAAAAGCTGCCTGATGATTTCCAAACAGCTGAATTCTTACTAGAACACGGCCAGCTGGATCGTGTTGTTCATCGACACGAATTGAAGAAAACTCTAACGACTGTACTAGACATTCATTCTCCAGGAGGTGAAGAAGTGTGA
- the accA gene encoding acetyl-CoA carboxylase carboxyl transferase subunit alpha, producing the protein MKHVLDFEKPVIELREKIADLKKMTENSEMDLSEEIKTLEKRLEKLETDVYDRMQPWDRVQMARHPERPTTLDYIEHLFTDFLELHGDRVYGDDEAIVSGIAKFNGKPVTVIGHQRGKDTKENIRRNFGMPHPEGYRKALRLMKQAEKFERPIITFIDTKGAYPGKAAEERGQSEAIARNLLEMGGLTVPIICVVIGEGGSGGALGLGIGDRIFMLENSTYSVISPEGASSILWKDSGLAQKAAESMKITSYDLKALEVIDEVIPEIRGGAHRDIPAQAKEIEKVLSRSLKELDELNEDQLLEGRFVKYKNIGDYTYLDL; encoded by the coding sequence GTGAAGCATGTCCTTGATTTTGAAAAGCCGGTAATTGAACTACGTGAGAAAATTGCTGATCTCAAGAAGATGACAGAAAATAGTGAGATGGACTTAAGCGAAGAAATTAAGACGCTCGAGAAAAGGCTTGAGAAACTAGAAACCGATGTATATGATCGTATGCAGCCGTGGGATCGCGTCCAAATGGCAAGACATCCTGAAAGACCTACAACACTGGATTATATTGAACATCTCTTCACAGACTTCTTAGAACTCCATGGAGATCGTGTGTATGGTGATGACGAAGCGATTGTTTCTGGAATCGCCAAGTTTAATGGCAAACCTGTTACGGTTATCGGACACCAAAGAGGTAAAGATACGAAAGAGAATATCCGCAGGAATTTCGGTATGCCTCATCCAGAAGGTTATCGTAAAGCCTTGCGTTTAATGAAGCAGGCTGAGAAATTCGAAAGGCCAATCATCACATTCATTGACACAAAAGGAGCTTATCCAGGAAAGGCTGCAGAGGAACGGGGCCAGAGTGAAGCTATTGCCCGTAATTTATTAGAAATGGGTGGCCTTACCGTACCTATCATTTGTGTTGTAATCGGAGAAGGAGGAAGTGGTGGCGCTTTAGGTTTGGGAATCGGAGACCGTATCTTTATGTTAGAAAACTCTACGTACTCCGTAATTTCACCAGAAGGAGCATCATCCATTCTTTGGAAGGATTCAGGCCTTGCACAAAAAGCTGCGGAATCCATGAAAATCACTTCTTATGATTTGAAAGCTTTAGAAGTCATTGATGAAGTTATTCCTGAGATAAGAGGCGGGGCTCATCGAGATATTCCGGCCCAGGCCAAAGAGATAGAAAAAGTGCTTTCAAGATCCTTAAAAGAACTGGACGAATTGAATGAAGACCAGTTATTGGAAGGGCGTTTCGTTAAGTATAAAAACATTGGCGATTATACCTATCTTGATTTATAA